One Nocardioides luti DNA window includes the following coding sequences:
- a CDS encoding 2Fe-2S iron-sulfur cluster-binding protein: MVKINFTLPDGSTRAIDAAPGGSLMKAATSHLVPGIVAECGGNASCATCHVYLETEDVALACPDGSVEDEMLDFTASPRRANSRLSCQVQVGDQLEGLTVEVPGAQV; this comes from the coding sequence GTGGTCAAGATCAACTTCACGCTGCCGGACGGGAGCACCCGCGCCATTGACGCAGCGCCGGGTGGCTCGCTCATGAAGGCGGCGACAAGCCACCTGGTCCCGGGCATCGTGGCCGAGTGCGGGGGCAACGCCTCCTGCGCCACCTGTCACGTCTACCTCGAGACCGAGGACGTGGCCCTGGCCTGTCCGGACGGCAGCGTCGAGGACGAGATGCTGGACTTCACCGCTTCGCCACGGCGGGCCAACAGCCGCTTGAGCTGTCAGGTGCAGGTTGGCGACCAGCTCGAAGGGCTGACCGTCGAGGTCCCCGGGGCTCAGGTATGA
- a CDS encoding fumarylacetoacetate hydrolase family protein: MKLASYRHGGRALFGAVVDDTVVDLTDVSGHQTLASFLGSPEWADRDALVAEGSATPLSDITWLPVIPQPEKIVCSVRNYMDHHQEALASGLNRELSDFPPIFLRVWRSQVAHEAPIVRPNASESLDWEGELAVIIGEGGRDIPVESAFDHVAGYACYNDASVREFQFHAKQIAAGKNFESTGGFGPWMVTSDQIAPGQNLKLETRLNGEVVQSGDTGQMIFDIPALINYASTVFTLAPGDVILTGTPSGVGFSRKPPVFMKPGDIVEVEIEAVGVLRNPVEQQA; this comes from the coding sequence ATGAAGCTAGCGTCCTACCGCCACGGCGGTCGTGCCCTGTTCGGCGCCGTGGTCGACGACACCGTCGTCGACCTCACCGACGTGAGTGGCCACCAGACGCTGGCCTCCTTCCTGGGCAGTCCCGAGTGGGCTGACCGGGACGCCCTCGTGGCCGAGGGCAGTGCCACGCCGCTCAGCGACATCACCTGGCTTCCTGTCATTCCGCAGCCAGAGAAAATCGTCTGCAGTGTGCGCAACTACATGGACCACCACCAAGAGGCGTTGGCCTCGGGGCTGAATCGAGAGCTGTCCGACTTCCCGCCGATCTTCCTGCGGGTCTGGCGCTCTCAAGTGGCGCACGAGGCGCCGATCGTCCGGCCCAACGCCTCGGAGTCCCTGGACTGGGAGGGCGAGCTTGCGGTCATTATTGGAGAAGGCGGTCGCGACATCCCGGTCGAATCGGCCTTCGACCACGTCGCTGGCTATGCCTGCTACAACGACGCCTCGGTGCGCGAGTTCCAGTTCCACGCCAAGCAGATCGCGGCTGGGAAGAACTTCGAGTCGACCGGTGGGTTCGGCCCGTGGATGGTGACGAGCGACCAGATAGCACCCGGTCAGAACCTCAAGCTGGAGACCCGTTTGAACGGTGAGGTCGTCCAGTCCGGCGACACCGGGCAGATGATCTTCGACATTCCAGCGCTGATCAACTACGCGTCCACGGTCTTCACGCTCGCGCCCGGAGACGTCATTCTCACCGGCACCCCGTCCGGTGTCGGCTTCAGCCGCAAGCCCCCGGTCTTCATGAAGCCGGGTGACATCGTCGAGGTCGAGATCGAGGCCGTCGGAGTGCTGCGCAATCCCGTCGAACAACAGGCCTGA
- a CDS encoding bifunctional 3-(3-hydroxy-phenyl)propionate/3-hydroxycinnamic acid hydroxylase, which yields MSTETGPDVQVLIVGMGPTGAALAGLLGQRGVRCAVLDKQPSLYPLPRAIGMDQEVMRIAQELTVTSRLDGHVAPYRPSVYHGVDGQVIKRFDSPPPPHRLGWDPMFAFNQPAFETALRDRIAELPSVSVELETTVAAVGQDANGVWVDLVQPDAAALRRIRGDYLVACDGGSSPVRTNLGITMTDLEFHENWLVVDAIIEDDDVLARLPQTHVQYCDPQRPATFVNLVDRHRRWEISLEPGELPVGPVDVEDVWPWLDRWVKPGEARLWRAAAYLFHGLVADEWRRGRILLAGDAVHMTPPFSAQGMAAGMRDVQNLAWKLNSVLDGGAPETLLDTYQLERRPHVITTTQYTISLGRVIGERDEAAARARDAQLFAEHGGEVPVTYRTEFLPPLVDGLIARDTPGAGQVLPQPFVQRGEAAVRLDDLVSPGFRVVVAAAAEVELNRLRTAVAPLGGSVIRIGETALAEAAAGQPGSFIECDGVLTRWLEAVGSTIAIARPDHYIYATASSTAEAVALLDDLVATCGRPKRGD from the coding sequence GTGAGCACCGAAACCGGCCCCGACGTGCAGGTCCTGATCGTCGGGATGGGACCCACGGGGGCCGCCCTGGCCGGCCTGCTGGGACAACGCGGCGTGCGTTGCGCCGTCCTGGACAAGCAGCCCTCGCTATACCCGCTGCCACGTGCCATCGGGATGGACCAGGAGGTCATGCGGATCGCTCAGGAGCTGACCGTGACCTCGCGACTGGACGGTCACGTGGCGCCCTATCGTCCGAGTGTGTATCACGGTGTCGACGGTCAGGTCATCAAACGTTTCGATTCCCCGCCGCCGCCGCACCGGCTGGGCTGGGACCCCATGTTCGCCTTCAACCAACCCGCCTTCGAGACTGCTCTGCGCGACCGCATCGCTGAACTGCCCTCGGTGAGCGTCGAGCTGGAGACGACTGTTGCAGCGGTCGGTCAGGACGCAAACGGGGTGTGGGTGGATCTGGTGCAGCCGGATGCGGCAGCGCTCCGCCGCATCCGCGGCGACTACCTCGTGGCCTGTGACGGGGGTAGCAGTCCGGTTCGGACGAACTTGGGCATCACCATGACCGATCTGGAGTTTCACGAGAACTGGCTGGTCGTGGACGCCATCATCGAGGATGACGACGTCCTGGCCCGGCTGCCCCAGACGCACGTGCAGTACTGCGATCCTCAGCGCCCCGCCACGTTCGTGAACCTGGTGGATCGACACCGGCGCTGGGAAATCTCCCTGGAGCCGGGTGAGCTTCCCGTCGGCCCCGTCGATGTCGAGGATGTCTGGCCGTGGCTGGATCGATGGGTCAAGCCGGGCGAAGCGCGTCTCTGGCGCGCGGCCGCGTACCTGTTCCATGGCTTGGTCGCCGACGAGTGGCGTCGTGGACGCATCCTGCTGGCCGGTGATGCGGTGCACATGACCCCGCCGTTCAGTGCCCAAGGGATGGCGGCGGGTATGCGCGACGTTCAGAACCTGGCCTGGAAGTTGAATTCCGTGCTGGACGGAGGAGCCCCCGAGACCCTGCTGGACACCTACCAGCTGGAGCGCCGCCCCCACGTCATCACCACGACGCAGTACACGATCTCGCTCGGCCGGGTCATCGGGGAGCGGGACGAAGCGGCTGCACGAGCCAGGGACGCGCAACTGTTCGCCGAGCACGGGGGTGAGGTGCCGGTTACGTATCGCACTGAGTTCCTGCCGCCTCTGGTCGATGGGCTCATCGCCCGGGACACGCCCGGCGCCGGTCAGGTCCTTCCTCAGCCGTTCGTTCAGCGGGGCGAGGCCGCGGTTCGCCTCGACGACCTCGTGAGCCCTGGCTTCCGGGTGGTAGTGGCGGCGGCAGCCGAGGTGGAGCTGAACCGGTTGCGCACCGCCGTGGCGCCACTCGGGGGGTCTGTGATCCGGATCGGGGAAACCGCGCTCGCCGAAGCCGCAGCCGGGCAGCCGGGCAGCTTCATCGAGTGCGACGGCGTGCTCACCAGGTGGCTGGAGGCCGTGGGCAGCACGATCGCGATCGCCCGTCCGGACCACTACATCTACGCGACGGCGAGTTCCACGGCTGAAGCGGTGGCGCTGCTGGACGACCTGGTGGCTACCTGTGGCCGGCCGAAGCGCGGCGATTGA
- a CDS encoding aldehyde dehydrogenase family protein, which yields MGLLQTRAGQRLLNRLADLMEANADELAAADSRDMGKPLNLCHHDVARAALHSGFFADHAKMATAESFTMDTGHHAYSSFEPASVVFAIAPWNFPLMLESWKVAPALAWGNTVALKPAEDAPASATVMARLATEAGLPDGVFNVVHGYGADLVGSELTEDPRVDRITFTGETGTGKIISRAASANLTPVSLELGGKNCNLVFADADLENAVH from the coding sequence GTGGGGCTGTTGCAGACGAGAGCGGGGCAGCGTCTCCTGAACCGCTTGGCCGACCTGATGGAGGCCAACGCCGACGAGCTCGCCGCGGCCGATTCGCGGGACATGGGCAAGCCCCTGAACCTGTGCCACCACGACGTCGCACGGGCAGCGCTCCACTCCGGCTTCTTCGCCGACCACGCCAAGATGGCGACCGCGGAGTCGTTCACGATGGACACCGGGCACCACGCCTACTCCAGCTTCGAACCGGCCAGCGTCGTCTTCGCGATCGCACCGTGGAACTTCCCGCTCATGCTCGAGTCCTGGAAGGTCGCCCCTGCCCTCGCCTGGGGCAACACCGTGGCGCTCAAGCCGGCCGAGGACGCACCTGCCAGCGCGACGGTGATGGCGCGGCTGGCGACCGAGGCAGGGTTGCCGGACGGTGTCTTCAACGTCGTGCACGGCTACGGCGCCGACTTGGTGGGGTCGGAGCTCACCGAGGACCCCCGGGTGGACCGGATCACCTTCACCGGCGAGACCGGGACCGGGAAGATCATCAGCCGGGCGGCCTCCGCGAACCTCACCCCCGTCTCGCTCGAGCTCGGCGGCAAGAACTGCAACCTCGTCTTCGCGGATGCCGACCTCGAGAACGCCGTCCACTAG
- a CDS encoding cytochrome P450 codes for MVELSLDDMSRDPYPMWARLRAEAPVAYSPSLERYLVTRYADIVELEKTPEVFSSREEDSLLTRVVGHNMLREDNAPHHRIRSAAEPPTRPRQVRDIWSTAFATNCGRVLEDLAPRGRGDLIADFISPLVELNLAAVLGIGGVPRGTMTQWSAHMMAGNGNYADDQEIWARAKAATAEIDEYVRLAVDRVQGSADDSIISAMVHADDPLPLDEVQNNVKVIIGGGINEPLHVFGTGAWQALTDPALRARLVDDPALWRKVFEESARWISPIGLYPRQVLSEYEVAGIRLPAGSRVALVIGSGNRDSAVIQNADVFDIDREPVAHLAFGGGPHFCMGAWVARHQIGALAWPAVFDRLRGLRLVEGFEPEISGWVFRGLKSLPVEWEAVG; via the coding sequence GTGGTCGAGCTGTCGCTCGACGACATGTCTCGGGACCCCTACCCCATGTGGGCCCGCCTGCGGGCGGAAGCGCCGGTCGCGTACTCACCGTCGCTGGAGCGGTACTTGGTCACGCGTTACGCGGACATCGTCGAGCTGGAGAAGACGCCCGAGGTGTTCAGCTCTCGCGAGGAGGACTCACTTCTCACTCGTGTCGTCGGGCACAACATGCTGCGGGAGGACAACGCGCCTCACCATCGGATTCGGAGTGCGGCGGAGCCGCCGACGCGGCCCCGCCAGGTTCGAGACATCTGGAGCACGGCGTTCGCCACCAACTGTGGGCGCGTGCTCGAGGACTTGGCGCCTCGAGGTCGGGGCGATCTCATCGCCGACTTCATCTCCCCGCTGGTCGAGCTCAACCTCGCTGCGGTGCTGGGCATCGGTGGGGTGCCCCGCGGGACCATGACCCAGTGGTCGGCGCACATGATGGCAGGCAACGGCAATTACGCCGACGACCAGGAGATTTGGGCCCGTGCAAAGGCGGCAACGGCCGAGATCGATGAGTACGTGCGACTGGCCGTGGATCGAGTTCAGGGAAGTGCCGACGATTCGATCATCTCGGCGATGGTGCACGCCGACGATCCGCTTCCCCTTGATGAAGTGCAGAACAACGTCAAGGTGATCATCGGAGGGGGTATCAACGAGCCCCTGCACGTGTTCGGCACAGGAGCCTGGCAGGCGCTGACCGACCCAGCACTGCGCGCGAGGCTGGTCGATGACCCTGCGTTGTGGCGCAAGGTCTTCGAGGAGTCGGCACGGTGGATCTCGCCGATCGGCCTCTATCCGCGCCAGGTCCTGAGTGAGTACGAGGTGGCTGGCATCCGCCTGCCGGCAGGGTCCCGGGTTGCGTTGGTCATCGGGTCCGGCAATCGCGACTCCGCCGTCATCCAGAACGCAGATGTTTTCGACATCGATCGGGAACCGGTCGCGCACCTCGCTTTCGGTGGCGGACCGCACTTCTGCATGGGCGCTTGGGTAGCCCGCCATCAGATCGGCGCGCTGGCCTGGCCCGCGGTCTTCGATCGACTGCGCGGCCTGCGTTTGGTGGAGGGCTTCGAGCCGGAGATCAGCGGCTGGGTCTTCCGCGGTCTGAAGTCGCTTCCGGTCGAGTGGGAAGCGGTGGGCTGA
- a CDS encoding VOC family protein, translating to MSETRPVLSHFGVFCRDLDAMVAYYSEVFGMTMTDRGQGHTMPFTIAFMSSVPDQHHQLALASGRGANDPSTVMQISFKVKNLDGLREIQGRAQARQAPALRALNHGNALSIYFSDIEDNTVEVYLDTPWYVSQPHADPLDLSRPDEELWMETEAMCRRDPSFMTVEEWQRKFSEA from the coding sequence ATGAGTGAAACCAGGCCGGTCCTCTCCCACTTCGGGGTGTTCTGTCGTGATCTGGACGCGATGGTCGCGTACTACTCCGAGGTCTTCGGCATGACCATGACCGATCGCGGCCAGGGGCACACGATGCCCTTCACGATCGCCTTCATGTCCAGCGTTCCCGATCAGCACCACCAGCTCGCCCTCGCGTCGGGTCGGGGAGCCAACGACCCCAGCACGGTCATGCAGATCTCTTTCAAGGTCAAGAACCTCGATGGGCTTCGCGAGATCCAGGGACGGGCGCAGGCGCGCCAGGCGCCCGCTCTGCGCGCGCTCAACCACGGCAACGCGTTGTCGATCTACTTCTCCGACATCGAGGACAACACGGTGGAGGTCTACCTCGACACCCCGTGGTACGTCAGCCAGCCTCACGCTGATCCCCTCGACCTCTCGCGTCCTGACGAAGAGCTCTGGATGGAGACCGAAGCGATGTGCCGCCGGGATCCCAGCTTCATGACGGTCGAGGAGTGGCAGCGGAAGTTCTCGGAGGCGTGA
- a CDS encoding NAD(P)/FAD-dependent oxidoreductase: MSRGRTVIIGGGQAAVSTAVTLRQLGCEQPITILAEESALPYQRPPLSKGYLTDPSSTVVLHDSDVYITQHIDVRNGVVAVRVDAAQRRVTTSAGDVVSYEALVFATGSRNRTPDWAEANLSGVHSLRTRQDADCLRAALQPGRRLVVVGGGFVGLEIASAAYAAGCEVTVLEAADTLLGRVLSQPLALAVAARHRIRGVRVVTGTAVQALEGDGHVTAVVTDSGRFEADCVLIGIGALARDELAHEAGILTDNGIVVDDQLRVLGHDDIYAAGDCARFPDSRSGAQMRLESVQNACDQGAAVARAIMGNASPYTDLPWFWSDQGDLKIQVAGLRLPDDDLHHHTDGTGRHVVYATRDGHVVAVETLDWAAEHLAARRVLSSDEHIPTAVIQKSTLSDLLRARRSAPARSHHPEES, translated from the coding sequence ATGAGCCGGGGCCGGACGGTGATCATTGGTGGCGGCCAGGCTGCGGTCAGCACTGCCGTGACCTTGCGTCAACTCGGTTGCGAGCAGCCGATCACGATCCTGGCTGAGGAAAGTGCCCTGCCGTATCAGCGGCCCCCTCTGTCCAAGGGATACCTGACAGACCCGTCGTCGACGGTTGTCCTCCATGACTCCGACGTGTACATCACCCAGCACATCGACGTTCGCAACGGTGTCGTGGCCGTCCGAGTCGACGCGGCACAGCGCAGGGTGACCACGTCCGCGGGCGACGTCGTCTCGTACGAGGCGCTGGTCTTCGCGACGGGCTCGCGGAACCGGACACCGGACTGGGCTGAGGCCAATCTGTCCGGCGTGCACTCGCTTCGCACCCGCCAGGACGCAGATTGCCTCAGGGCGGCACTTCAGCCCGGGCGTCGCCTGGTCGTGGTTGGTGGCGGTTTTGTCGGCTTGGAGATTGCCAGTGCTGCATACGCCGCGGGCTGCGAGGTCACTGTCCTCGAAGCAGCCGACACGCTACTGGGCCGGGTGCTCTCGCAGCCACTCGCGCTGGCGGTCGCGGCACGTCATCGAATCAGGGGCGTTCGTGTCGTGACGGGCACAGCGGTCCAAGCACTGGAAGGCGATGGCCACGTGACCGCGGTCGTCACCGATTCTGGGCGGTTCGAAGCGGACTGCGTGCTGATCGGGATCGGCGCACTGGCTCGCGACGAGCTCGCTCACGAGGCCGGAATCCTGACCGACAACGGCATCGTGGTTGACGATCAGCTGCGGGTGCTTGGGCATGACGACATCTACGCTGCCGGTGACTGCGCCCGCTTCCCCGACTCTCGCAGTGGGGCCCAGATGCGGTTGGAGTCGGTCCAGAACGCTTGCGATCAGGGTGCTGCGGTGGCCCGCGCCATCATGGGCAACGCCTCGCCGTACACCGACCTGCCGTGGTTCTGGAGCGACCAGGGAGACCTGAAGATTCAAGTCGCCGGATTGCGGCTGCCGGACGACGATCTGCACCACCACACCGACGGCACCGGACGCCACGTCGTCTACGCCACCCGCGACGGCCACGTCGTCGCCGTCGAGACCCTTGATTGGGCCGCTGAGCACCTAGCCGCTCGACGGGTGTTGTCGAGCGATGAGCACATCCCCACAGCTGTCATCCAGAAATCAACCCTGAGCGACCTGCTGAGGGCACGTCGAAGTGCCCCTGCGCGTTCACATCACCCGGAGGAATCATGA
- a CDS encoding cupin domain-containing protein — protein sequence MVRRIVTGLDEAGTACVVSDGESPVSKEYAHTPGFAAALVWRTGQTPEPVNEAVATDVTSYVPGPGETIALTVTFPPDSVFGDPSWDPMKAVPENLANTPGLAELFEPDAPGMHTTPTVDYVVVLDGTLVLELDNGRTVQLNAGDIVVQNATRHAWRNPGDKPVTIFVSLMGARV from the coding sequence ATGGTCCGTCGAATCGTCACCGGTCTTGATGAAGCAGGCACCGCGTGCGTCGTGAGTGACGGAGAGTCTCCCGTCAGCAAGGAGTACGCGCACACCCCCGGATTTGCCGCTGCCCTGGTCTGGAGAACGGGCCAGACTCCTGAGCCGGTCAACGAGGCCGTAGCCACCGACGTCACCAGCTACGTGCCTGGCCCAGGCGAGACCATCGCGCTCACCGTGACCTTCCCTCCCGACAGCGTCTTCGGTGACCCCAGCTGGGACCCCATGAAGGCTGTGCCGGAGAACTTGGCCAACACCCCAGGCTTGGCAGAGCTCTTCGAGCCCGACGCCCCCGGCATGCACACCACCCCCACCGTTGACTACGTGGTGGTCCTGGATGGCACCTTGGTCCTCGAGCTGGACAACGGTCGGACCGTGCAGCTCAACGCGGGCGACATCGTGGTGCAGAACGCCACGCGGCACGCCTGGCGCAACCCAGGCGACAAGCCGGTCACCATCTTCGTGTCCCTGATGGGAGCCCGGGTGTGA
- a CDS encoding aldehyde dehydrogenase family protein, with product MRALANESDYGLDAQLFTENLHTAHRVSARLQAGTVWVNCFFIRDLRAPFGGVGSSGVGREGGHFSREFFTEPKAVIMQINDRSA from the coding sequence TTGCGTGCGCTGGCCAACGAGAGCGACTACGGCCTCGACGCGCAGCTCTTCACCGAGAACCTCCACACAGCCCATCGCGTCTCTGCGCGACTCCAAGCCGGCACCGTCTGGGTCAACTGCTTCTTCATCCGGGACCTGCGGGCCCCCTTCGGCGGGGTCGGGAGCTCCGGCGTGGGCCGCGAGGGCGGGCACTTCTCCCGTGAGTTCTTCACCGAGCCCAAGGCCGTGATCATGCAGATCAACGACCGCTCGGCCTGA
- a CDS encoding aldehyde dehydrogenase family protein, whose protein sequence is MSYLNFIDGTWREGVTMAPNISPSDLSDVIGEFARADAAQAEEAIGAAAAAQPGWASLPPGERFAVLDRAGDELQARADELGELLAREEGKTRTEGTAEVKRASQILKFQAGETLRNPGEVLPSVRPGVEVLVSREPVGVVSIITPWNFPIAIPAWKIAPALAYGNCVVFKPAELVPASAWHLVDILHRAGLPAGVLNLVMGRGRDIGDILVGDPRVDAVSFTGSVDTGHRVLATAQAHGARVQLEMGGKNPLVICDDADLDAAVAGAREGAFGSTGQRCTASSRLIVTAGVHDAFVDRLSKAVDQITVGHALDAETTMGPVVDESQLAQDLRYIELATQQGATLVGGDLVEGRTKGHYLSPALALDTRNTDTINREEVFGPVASVIRVDDLDEAIEVANDTEFGLTSGVYTSSLSTSTRFRQQSTAGMVMVNLPTAGVDFHVPFGGRRGSSYGPREQGRGARDFYTTTKTTYVAS, encoded by the coding sequence ATGTCCTACCTCAACTTCATCGACGGAACGTGGCGCGAGGGCGTGACCATGGCACCGAACATCAGTCCCTCGGATCTCTCGGACGTGATCGGAGAGTTCGCGCGCGCCGATGCCGCCCAGGCCGAGGAGGCCATCGGGGCCGCGGCCGCAGCCCAACCCGGGTGGGCAAGCCTGCCCCCGGGTGAGCGGTTCGCCGTCCTGGATCGCGCCGGGGACGAGTTGCAGGCGCGCGCCGACGAGCTCGGCGAACTTCTGGCGCGCGAAGAGGGCAAGACCCGGACGGAAGGCACCGCAGAGGTGAAGCGCGCCTCCCAGATCCTGAAGTTCCAGGCCGGGGAGACGCTGCGCAATCCTGGCGAGGTGCTGCCCTCGGTGCGTCCGGGCGTGGAAGTCCTGGTCAGCCGTGAGCCGGTGGGCGTGGTCAGCATCATCACTCCGTGGAACTTTCCCATCGCCATCCCGGCGTGGAAGATCGCACCCGCGCTGGCGTACGGCAATTGCGTGGTGTTCAAGCCCGCTGAGCTGGTGCCCGCTTCTGCGTGGCACCTGGTGGACATCCTGCACCGGGCCGGCCTGCCCGCCGGAGTCCTGAACCTTGTCATGGGGCGTGGTCGGGACATCGGCGACATCCTGGTCGGAGATCCCCGGGTCGACGCGGTGTCCTTCACAGGCTCGGTCGACACTGGGCACCGCGTGCTCGCCACCGCCCAGGCACACGGCGCCCGGGTCCAACTCGAGATGGGCGGGAAGAACCCGTTGGTGATCTGTGACGACGCCGACTTGGACGCTGCTGTCGCGGGCGCCAGGGAGGGAGCATTCGGCTCCACCGGGCAACGCTGCACCGCATCCTCGCGACTGATCGTCACCGCCGGCGTGCATGACGCGTTCGTGGACAGGCTGAGCAAGGCCGTCGACCAGATCACGGTCGGCCACGCCCTGGATGCCGAGACCACGATGGGCCCGGTCGTGGACGAGAGTCAGCTGGCCCAAGACCTGCGCTACATCGAGTTGGCGACCCAGCAGGGCGCGACCCTGGTCGGCGGTGACCTGGTGGAGGGACGGACCAAGGGCCACTACCTGAGTCCGGCGCTGGCGCTGGACACGCGCAACACCGACACGATCAACCGTGAGGAAGTCTTCGGCCCCGTCGCGTCGGTCATCCGGGTCGACGACCTCGATGAGGCCATCGAGGTGGCCAACGACACGGAGTTCGGGCTGACCTCGGGCGTCTACACCAGCTCGTTGTCGACCTCGACACGATTCCGCCAGCAGTCAACGGCAGGGATGGTCATGGTGAATCTCCCGACTGCGGGCGTGGACTTCCACGTTCCATTCGGTGGACGCCGGGGCTCCTCCTATGGGCCACGCGAGCAGGGGCGCGGAGCTCGGGATTTTTACACCACGACGAAGACCACGTACGTCGCCAGCTGA
- a CDS encoding alcohol dehydrogenase catalytic domain-containing protein, giving the protein MSTTMRAARMHAIGEPMRLEQIELPTPGLGEVRVQVHAVNIVPNLGNILNMWTTWFPEDPLPTLPAVFGLDPAGVVDAVGEGVQDFAVGDRVYVNPGRYCLSCRACRNGDLINCASYAFSGYFGFSATALDLLDRYPGGLSEQMLAPAYSLVRIPDNLDFNSAARFGYLGTMYSALRKAQAGPGKSVLVNGISGTLGISAALFARGFGITKLYGTGRDKGLLEQVKKICPERIEVHSLEDGPVDEWIHERTNGHGVDIYVDALGPGAQHETFRQGLRSLARGAVAVDIGAAMGDLPIDIHRMMNQQQTLIGSAWFTAGDGQNMADMVASGDFDLSWLEHKVYPLTDVNEAISGIAERNGGFSNFIIDPQS; this is encoded by the coding sequence ATGAGCACCACCATGCGCGCTGCGCGGATGCACGCCATCGGCGAGCCGATGCGGCTGGAGCAGATCGAACTGCCCACCCCGGGCCTCGGCGAGGTCAGGGTCCAGGTCCACGCCGTCAACATCGTGCCTAACCTGGGCAACATCCTGAACATGTGGACCACGTGGTTCCCCGAAGACCCACTGCCTACCCTGCCGGCAGTGTTCGGGCTCGACCCGGCCGGCGTCGTGGACGCCGTTGGCGAGGGCGTCCAGGACTTCGCCGTGGGTGACCGCGTGTACGTCAACCCTGGGCGCTACTGCCTCTCCTGCCGTGCCTGCCGCAACGGCGACCTGATCAACTGCGCCAGCTACGCGTTCTCCGGCTACTTCGGATTCTCAGCCACCGCACTGGACCTGCTGGACCGCTACCCTGGCGGCCTGTCGGAGCAAATGCTCGCGCCTGCGTATTCCTTGGTGCGTATCCCGGACAACTTGGACTTCAACTCGGCCGCCCGGTTCGGCTACCTCGGCACCATGTACTCGGCGCTCCGCAAGGCCCAGGCCGGCCCCGGCAAGTCGGTGCTGGTCAATGGCATCAGCGGAACGCTGGGGATCAGCGCGGCGCTCTTCGCGCGGGGGTTCGGCATCACCAAGCTCTACGGCACCGGGCGTGACAAGGGCCTGCTGGAGCAGGTCAAGAAGATCTGCCCCGAGCGCATCGAGGTCCACTCCCTGGAGGACGGGCCCGTCGACGAGTGGATCCACGAGCGCACCAACGGCCACGGCGTGGACATCTATGTCGATGCCTTGGGTCCGGGCGCGCAGCACGAGACCTTCCGTCAAGGGCTGCGCTCCCTTGCCCGTGGCGCCGTCGCCGTCGACATCGGTGCCGCCATGGGCGACCTTCCCATCGACATCCATCGCATGATGAACCAGCAACAGACCCTCATCGGTTCCGCGTGGTTCACCGCCGGTGACGGTCAGAACATGGCCGACATGGTGGCCTCCGGCGACTTCGACCTGTCGTGGCTGGAGCACAAGGTCTACCCGCTGACTGACGTCAACGAAGCGATCAGCGGCATCGCGGAGCGCAACGGCGGTTTCTCGAACTTCATCATCGACCCGCAGAGCTGA